In Methanofastidiosum sp., the genomic window ATTAAAAGTTAAAACAGACAATTGTTAAATTCATTAATATCTGATATCATCTGCTCTGGCCGCTGATATGGCAAGTGCAACTAACTTCTGAATCCTATAGTCTAAGAAGCTTCCTGTGAAAACTGCCCCCTAGATATATGGATATTCATTTTTTATTTTGTTTACCAAGTTGATTAGCTATTGCAGCTATTTCTTCTTGAAGATTCTTTGCCTTCTGCATAAGAATTGTTCTCTCCTTCTGTATCCGGTACATATCTTCAGGTTTCACGTTCCTCTTAACAACTCTAGTGAAATCAGCCTGATTTCTTTCAAGTTTTGACATCGTCTCGGCCAACAGCTCCTTCTTTGCTAAGAGTTCATTCTCTAGTTCTTGAATGGCAGAAGTATCTTGAGTCTGACCTACTGAAGTAGACATTTCAGATTGCTTTTCTACTGGATTATCCTGTTGGTATTTTTCTATAATTTTTACTAAAAGACTCTCAGGTATTATAATTTTCTTGTCACAATGAGGGCACTTTATTTCAACATCTTTCATCTAAACACTCTCTTGTATCTATGGCATGGATTGAGTTAGTTATATATAAGAATTAAGATTATTAAAAGAAAAGAATTATTGTTTTTCTATCTCATCTAAGATTCTCATTCCTTTATTAAATGCGGGCATGCCTGAAGTTAGTAGGACGACCCTTAGGACATCAACTATCTCGTCTTTTGTTATATTAAATTCATTCATGCCTGACATCATCTGCCTTTTGGTTGCACTTTCATCTGCTCTGGAAGCTGTAATAGCTAGAGCTATTAATTTTTGAGTTCTATAGTCAAGTACTCTTCCTGTAAAAACTGCTTCATCAAGTTTTACTATAGCTTCATATATATCGGGATATTCATTTTTTATCTTGTTTATCCCTTTTCCATAAAATACTCCATCTTTCATTATAACACCGATAATAGGAAAGATGAGGATAGATATAAAATGAACTATTTGAAAATTAAACATCAAAAAAGAAATGAGTGCCGCGGGCCGGATTTGAACCAGCGGAATACCAGATCTTCAGTCTGGCGCCCTCCCAGGCTAGGCGACCGCGGCTTGCCTAATAAGAGATGGATATTTTAGGGAATTTATAAACTTTTCCCATGACAATCTTTTATTAAATGATTCCAATCAAACGCCAGGCCTTCTAACAGGTTCTCCTTTTTCTGACTTTATGCTAATTGTTTAAGTTAACTATACATTAAGAGGTATATGCAAGAAATAAATATTTAAAGATAAAGACATCTAAAATTGCAAGTGAAATATGTGAAACAACAATTAATTACAAATAAATATCTCCTTGCAAAATCCAATATTATTTTATTTATTGGAATTTTGATAATTCTAGGTACGGGCGTCTTAGGAAGATTTTTTCAGTTAAATATGATACCATTCTCGCCTTATTCAAACAATATTGGAGGAGTTATTGCGTTGGGAGGGCTATTATTTCATTTTTATTGCCATAGAGCTCACAAACAATCCCCTAAGAGATCAGAGCAAATTGAAAAAATCATACAAACGGGAATATATCAAAAAGTACGTCATCCTATGTATCTTGGATTAATTTTTACATTTTTTGGTCTAGCAATATTATTTGGTATCGTGCTGGCGATTATACCTGCTATAGTATTTTCGGTACTAGCTATCATAATAGCATTGAAAGAAGAAGAATTCCTTCTAAATAAATTTGGTAGGGAATATGAAGAGTATATGCGAAAAGTACCTTGGCGATTTATTCCTAAGATATTCTAAATAAATCTATTATACTCTTGACAAAAGAACTAACACTTCTTTCCAACACTTAACTTCTTTGCTATACCGCCATACCTATCC contains:
- a CDS encoding carboxymuconolactone decarboxylase family protein, whose amino-acid sequence is MKDGVFYGKGINKIKNEYPDIYEAIVKLDEAVFTGRVLDYRTQKLIALAITASRADESATKRQMMSGMNEFNITKDEIVDVLRVVLLTSGMPAFNKGMRILDEIEKQ
- a CDS encoding isoprenylcysteine carboxylmethyltransferase family protein, encoding MKQQLITNKYLLAKSNIILFIGILIILGTGVLGRFFQLNMIPFSPYSNNIGGVIALGGLLFHFYCHRAHKQSPKRSEQIEKIIQTGIYQKVRHPMYLGLIFTFFGLAILFGIVLAIIPAIVFSVLAIIIALKEEEFLLNKFGREYEEYMRKVPWRFIPKIF